The DNA region taaagagaaaaaaacatacaTGATCACATTTCAGTGTCTTCATAATTTGCAAAATTCACgaactaaataaaatatcaatttaaTGGGGGGGGAGGAATGTTAAGCCCATATTTTAGACCCAAATTTTTAATTCTTCATAACCTTATTCAAAATAGAGACACTGAAATTGAAAGCTTTTACTAATACCTAATAATCCCATCAGGTCCACACATTATTTGGGGGTTCTGCATCTGACCAGGAAAACCAAGGCATACCATGTGATGAAACACAAAATCATTGAGTCTAATATCATGTTTTGTTTCTAAAAACATGGGACAATCAAATTCCTGAAGAAATGCACTGAGAGCATTTCTTCACTTAATAAACTGATCATTCATTTTGTATGTTGTTCTGTGCTCATAGCACAAATACAACTCATGACCCTTTAAAACAGTAGTGATAACTAGAGATGAAGATCAAAGTCATCTGTGGGCTTTTAAAAGCTACAATGCCATTCTGAACTAATGCTATCTACATTTTCCAATTATTAAATACATatacttgtggctcagctggtaaagaatccgcctgtaatgcaggagacctgggtttgatccctgggttgggaagatcccctggagaagggaaaggctacccactccaatattctggcctggagaattccatggtctgtatagtccatggggtcacaaagagttggacacaattgagcgactttcacttatacTGCAGACCAGTACCTAAGTACAGTGCCGAAAGCATGGACTAGAGAGTCAGAGGTTCAAACTCTGGGTTCAAACACTGCTTTCAGTACTCACCAATCTTACGGCCTTGCCTAGTTATCTGACCTGTCTCACCCTGTTTCAGTACCTGTGACACAGGCCAGTAGCACCTTTCCCTCACACCTGCAGCACAGTGTGCTATAAAGAATGGCAGTCACTGGCACATACTCAACAAACTTTAATGCAGCCAAAccgaatttttcatttttctcttctttgttagCTATCCGGCAGTCACTGGAATCAATGCAGTGTGATATGAGAGAATCTACAGCATAGATGGGGGACAGTTCTTAAACACCTGGAAGGACATTTTCTTCCTGAGCAACATGTGTACTCAGCGATATACAACCTGCCCACTAGACACCTCCACTTGGATATTCCTGGAGGCACTATAAATTCAAAGTAACTCCCCAAGAGGAGAGAAATATAAAAGTGGATGCCTGTAAATATCCAGACACTGAGCCTCTAATCGAAGGTGTTTCCCATTTCAAAGCTGTTTTTCTCTATGAAGTAGGAATGGAGGTCATATCCTAACAGGGGGAAAGTAGGAGAGGCAGCAGGGAAGAAGAGAAGGTGAGGTTTGTACAGCTTTTACCAGAGAGAAGACTCCTCCCAATCAATTCAGCACACAGATGGGAGGCATGCAAACTGACAGCCGGAAACCCACCTGCTGCACTGCCTTGAATTCCATCTGCAGTTTTAGTGGTGCAAAAAGACCCTGGATGTTTCTCAGTGTGGAGAAGTTCATCTTATCTTGGTTGAGCTGGTACTACGAAGAcaacacataatttttttttttttaatcacataatttaaaatgtgaCATTCTGCTTTCAAAACAGCGAGCACTAACGTCCATgtgacacatacatacacagacccTCTAGGTGGTCTTCAGGACATCTGTACACGTCCTACCACCTTTGGGAGTGACTTTCTCCACCTATCTATCTGACTAATACAGGTCTAAAACTGTTCAAGTGTCCCCGCTTCTAGAAAGCCTTCCATAGGTTGGCTGCTCCATCCGTGGTCCTCTACAGCGCTTCAGCCAGTCCCAATCCACTGCTTATCTTCCCATTAAATTTTCAGCCCCTAAAGGATGGGGATGATGTCATACCCATCTGTGTACATCCTGTGCCTAGCAGTAACTTGGAGATGAAGGGCTTGAAAAAAAGATCCAAGGCGGGAGGGATGGGCTTGGAGATCAACAGCAAAAATGGCagggagaaaatataaaagaaaaaaaaagatcaccaaGTGAGGAAATGTTATGACAGGAATGGAGAGGTGGACCAACCTCTAGAAATGtccataaaaaagacaaaaaggtgTAGAAAGGAAGCTTTAGTGAATCAAAGCCTATTCCATAAGGATACTGAAAACAAGGTTTCATGCTCTTCATACTCAAATGCTCAATGCCAGAATTGTCTTAATCATGTATTACTAACAGCATTTTTCTACTAGagggtaaaaaataaaaccacaggtaacatacttacatttttttctgataattcaAGAGGATGACTGGGCAGAAGTTCATTTTTCAcacaagaaaaactgaaaataaacatttaagagGGAAGTTACAGATCACTCAATACCTAGAGCTCAAAATTATCTATCAGTGCTGTCATACAATGAAATGGCACAGGGAGCTTGAAGGGGATGAACAAACTATTCTATATACTGACTGTGGTGGTAATTGTGGgaattaaaacatatataattcACAGAACTAcactaagagggaaaaaaatcaagtattCTATATATTGTTGTAAATATATCTATTATAGATCCTGGAGGTCAAGAATTCAATAAACTGGAGAGAACCCTCCAAAAAATGGTGCTAAGTGATGCTCTATATCTGGAAGAAACTCAATAGTGTGTGTACTACTATTACTCTGATGATGTGATTcttttattacataaaatatctACATCTCTCCTGTTCACAGCTAATGCATATTCAATagttaatatatttttgataaaCACACACTGAAAAACATGTTTGAGATTTACCAACTACCTACTATATACAAGTACTGTATTAGGTGATACACAGCTAGAACCAGGCCACGGATCTCTACCACTCTCTCTATATAAACATCACCATcttattctccaagccaggatttaAGAGCTGAAAGAAACTTCAGAAATCCTGTAACATCAGTATTTATCAATACTGTCTTTGTACAAAGCATTACCCTTAAGTGGAATTTGAAAATGGTCCTGCTCATGGTAATCTTACAATCTGAGAAGAAAAAGGAGCATTTCGTGTATAtgtagcaggggtggggggaacagATCAAAACCCAAAACCAAATCATCAGGACTCGGTTACTGGTTAGCTTATGAATTTGACTATACTATAAATCAAATTATATCTCAAATTCCGAAGGCAATATACTGCATCTTTCACTACAAAATGGAACGACAATGAGGCATTATGTCTGCTTCCGGAGACCAATATTAGAATGACATTCTATGACTAAATATCTtctaagtaaatataaaattcaaaacaacACAGTATGTACACAGTGGGGAGGATATTTGACTAAACAGAAAAAACCAACTGCCAAGAAAAAGGACCAGTACTAGAAAATGAGACCTaaacatataaaaacataaaggaaatcaagggAAGGGGTATAACTGTGCtataactagaaatgaaaaacaagagcAGCTAAGACTTACTTAATGCTTACTAATGTCACATATTGGTCTCAGTATCTTCCAGGGATTAGCTCATTTATTCTTCAAAGATCTAAAGAATATTGTGAAAAATAATTCACATATTATAACAAAGTCACAACTCCCCTACATACCCTTTTCGAAGAAGATCATGACTTTCAAAAGGTCCACTTGCTGACAGCTCAGTAACTGGAATACTGTCCTTTAGCTGAGATCCAAGTCCTCTGGCATTCTACAACACAAATAAAAAAcactattatatattaaaaaaatgttaactcACACTGAACCTCTATGTAAAAATACTGTTTAAGCATCAGAGAAAAGATAAAGTCTCTGCCCTCTAAGAGACTACAGTCTAGGCCATTACTATGAGCCTCAGCATCACTTAGAGGGTTGCACAAGGTTCAGTGAATAATCTGGAATTTGGGGCAGGAAGGATTCCTGATAGCTGAGTGCTCTCAGACTGAAAGgcattccaggaaaaaaagaacatgggtaaaggtataaaaatataaatgaacaaGCCACAAGTAGTTTGAGATGATCAGCTAACTATATGTCTGAGTAGGGCAGAAAGAAAGGctggcaaaaaggaaaaatgaaaaggctTAAATATGCAAAGAAGTTCAGATTTTGTTCTGAAATTGAGCACATGATCATGATCAGATTTACTTTTACTGGGAACATCCCTCCTTTACGTTGGAATGATGAGCACAGAATGAAAAAAGTTGAGGACAGAATCCTGGGGGATACCATTCCTTAAGGACAAAGAACAAGGAAAATGGAATTaagaatggacagaagagctagaAGAGAGTGGTCACAGAAGCTAAAGAAAAAAGGGAATCTCAGAAAGTGTTTGGTTCCTTTAAGAGGGTGCTACCtgtgaaaaataaacacacttaATCAGGTTGgcctaaataaaaagaaacaaaaagctaaGATTCACAGTATATTTGGTacttgtgtattgtcaccctactcATTTACACTGTAATTTAATTACCAAATATTTATATCTACTATGTGGCAGGTACTCTACTAGATGCTGAAGATACATATCTGGTATCTAGGGCTTAGTCTAATGAAGAGAGAATAAATATGCATAATAAAAACGTAACAAACATTACAACAGGTAAAACACAAGATGCTGAGTTTAAACCATCTGGTGCTAAATACAACATCCTtgcaatcctgaagaaaaatgtcaaaaagCTACAAGCAGTTTGGTATTTAGTCTATACTCTTCTAGGAGAAACTACTCTGGaaaattagctttttaaattgttgttttaCTTCAATTCGTGCATTTCACTAGGATCAGGTGCTGCAGTCTGTCCAGGGTTTCTCTAATCTACTACCGGAGTCCAGGCTCTCACACCTGGATAACTTTAAGAGCACTCTACTGGGTCTTGCTGCCTGTAgactcttccaaattttccagttCTACACAGCAAAGTCTGCTTGACATGCAATCTCCTCCAACAAAGCTggagaaaccaaaaaacaaacaaaaaatctttcACTGCTTGGTCAATGCCTTGTCTGAAAAACACTGTCCAAGGCCCAAAGCCTGGAACTCAAGAACCTGCACAACAGGTTTCAACTCCCCTGAACAGAAGTCACGGTTAATTACAAAAAGAAGTTGGAATCTAGTGTCTGTCACTAACCTAACAGGTGCCTGTGATGAAGGCACAGAACCTCTCCAGCCCTGCCTACTCATCCTTCCAGGTATCCGAACTCCTTACAGGACTAGAGTTGTATGACTGTACCTTCCCAAACGTTATTTCCTACATGCACAGTTCTCCTCCTCCCAGACTGCTTTATTGTAGAGTGACACAAGAAAAGTCTCTTCTAGGCACAAAGAAAAGGGGGGTTGTGATCTCTGAGTTCTACCCGTTATCACTTTGCCAATTCCCTTCTGTAAAATATCAGGATCAGTACATGATGTTTCTAAAAGAGTAGCAGAGGGGAGCAAATCTATGAAAAGTTAACACTAGTTATTTCAgtgtgtcttttaaatttttatttagctgtgccagctcttagttgcagcatgtgggatctttagttgcaccctgcaaactcttagttgcggcatatgggatctagttccctaaccagggatggaagaACCCCCGCCCCCCGACATGGGTAACaccaagagtcttaaccactggcccaccagggaagtccctctgaggGTTTAGAAAACCTCTTTTCTATGTTCAGCAGTATTGCCAACAGaattaagtgttagtcgctcagccacgcCCAACTCttcttcgaaaccccatggacttgcaGTCCACGAGGCTCTTATGTCCAtttgattttctaggcaaggatactggagtgggttgccattcccttctctaggggatcttcccgacccagggatcgaacccgggtctcctgcactgcaggcagattctctacctactgagctacaagagaagcccattCACCAACAGAAGCTTTCTAGATTTGGACTGGTATTAAGAGTCACGGGGCAATGACGATTCAGGACATCTCCCCCAAATATCAAACGTTTTTAagctaaaaagtggaaaaaaagagaaggggcgggggagggggaggactcCACTAACAACGTTAACACACGGGGAGTAACAAGTATCTAATTTTACCCCCTCGAACGCCTGGCATGCTACAAACTCCCCaaaatgttggcaaagtaaaagcAGAGTGATGGAAAGCCGACCCATAGTTGTGGGTTTGTTTATCCAGGCGGTTCCGAGGGTCGGGGGGCGGGTGAGGAGTTTGGGGGACACGACTCCCAAGGGTTCGCCCCTCGGAGGAGGGCTAACGGGCGGTGTCCCCACCCCAAGACCGCTGCAA from Muntiacus reevesi chromosome 11, mMunRee1.1, whole genome shotgun sequence includes:
- the POMP gene encoding proteasome maturation protein, giving the protein MNARGLGSQLKDSIPVTELSASGPFESHDLLRKGFSCVKNELLPSHPLELSEKNYQLNQDKMNFSTLRNIQGLFAPLKLQMEFKAVQQVQRLPFLPSSNLSLDILRGNDETIGFEDILNDPSQSELMGEPHLMVEHKLGLL